The DNA sequence AGCTTCAGTGATGAGAAATGCATTTCCTCGAGCCTTGGTAGATTTGACAGGGAGACCTTCATCAGCCAAAGCCGTGGGGTGGAACTGAACAAATCTGCAGAAACAAATCACAGTAAGACCATTAAAAGCCTTTAATATTACACTTTAACATCCAGATGTAGCTTATCCAATCCACTTGCGCCCTTGTTTGTTACTTTAGGAAACAGTAAAGTATGTTCCATTCACACCATTCCCAGAAGAACACCTTACGAACTAAAGTAACCGAGTTCAAAGTATCTTAGTCAAATTTCAAAATGGCCTATCTGACATGATCAACACCCATACAACATAACAGTAAATATTGATTAGTCAAGACTACAAGATCTACATTTTTTTCACCAAAAGTGGTTCTAAACATGAAACTTACTCCATGTTGGAGACCACAGCTTGAGCTCGATGAGCCATTGCAATTCCATCTCCAGTGGCTACCTATCAGAGTATCATGAACAATAAGATACAGCATTCTAGTTGTGATATATCACACATCCATTCTGTGACTACAGTCTACTACCACCCAATTGCTGCCAATTAACTACTTTAAAAAAGGAACTGCATCTGTTTTATAGGATAtacaaagggaaaaaaaaaataacacgaATAATTCATAAACACTAAGTACCGGAGGATTTGTAGTGGTTGGATAGATTTGTCCAGCCCCACCTGATGCTAGTAAAGTCACCTTTGAAATAAAACGTATCACCTGAAAGTACGAAAAAAGGAAGGTCATATTTAAATACCGGAATAAGATCTCTAATCATGGTTACAGGCAGGCAGAaggatgatgaagatggtaaaGATGTCTTATAACAAAACATTGCCCGCAAAATTTTAGAGAGAATATGTGTCAGTTGTAGTCACCTCAAGTGTCTCTGTATTCAAAGTGTCAACACCCAGGCAAACTGTCTCAGAACCGTCCTGTTGCCAGAAACACATTTTATGTTAGCAAACACACCTCAAaagcaatcacaaaattccatacCAGTTTTAACATCCATCAACGACTTAATGTCCATTTTTTTCCTAGGTGTGTGTCAAAGTTCTACGGTATGATAAAGTTGCCTTTCTGAAAGTCAGCCCATAGAGCTAATTTTTATAGGAGTAAGTGGTACTTTTACATAGACAAACAAGCCATGAGAAGAAAGCAAACCTGAGAAGTTAGCAAATCTATAGCAAAATGGTGTTGAAACATGAAGATATTAGGATCCTTAATAACTGCCTCCAACAGTGCCCGTTCAATCTCCTTTCCCGTCATATCAGCAGCATGAACAATTCTGTGATGAGAGTGACCCCCCTCTCTTGTTAGGTGCAAGTTTCCATCCTCCCCATGATCAAATGATGCACCCATTGCAATTAATTCTCTAATTCTTTCAGGTCCCTCTGTACACACAACctggaataaaagaaaaaacctGAGAAAAAGCACGAACAAGCACATCCCCATAATTCATGATAATCACATATTACTGGTTTCCCATCTATATTTACCAATGCATATTTTGGCTAAGTGTTATATACACAGTAAATAATGtagataatatatataaaacaagCACCAATACTGAACAATGAACACGCATTATACTTCACTTGGACTCATGAATGGTATCCCAATAACCCATTCAGTTTCTTTTCTTGAACTATTTACTGCTGTATACATCAAAATAAAGATACCCTAAAAATTATAGTTTTAGGATATCAAAACCACGACCAATGGCATATGAAACTGCAATATCCACAGAGGCACAGATCAAAGTTGATAATGTATATTTAAGTTATTGGTTCTGTAACATACTCTGACAGTCTCCTCATCACATAGATAAGCTCCTGCTACAATGGTGTCCTGGACATGACTCTCCACAGAATCCGAAGGGCACAGTACAGCACTAACACCACCTTGAGCATAATTTGTATTACTTTCATGAGGCTCAGCCTTGGTAATGACAGCAACAGATCCATGTTTTGCCACTTCCAGGGCATAGCGGAGGCCAGCAACTCCACTACCAATAACAGTAAAATCGAAGAACTTAGTGGAATCATCTCGCAAGCTTGATGAAGTGATGGTTCTTAAGGGCTTTGAGCTCTCATTAATTGGAGATTGGGAGGAGTTACATCTCTGAATTTGCAAGAACTTTGAAACACCACGCGACCTGGATGGTTATACAATAAAGCATAAATGATAAGTTAAGCTGTCTAAAATCCCACATTTTGCGATCAAAGAGGCAATCTCACTACTACCATTAAACACTTGAATGATGTTGGAATTCATGAGAGAGTGAATGCATTTGGCATTGTATCATCAATCTGCGTGCAATAAAAACTTCTATGCATAAAAAATGGTATCTGAGATGCTTCAATATGGCAGTATGATTCCACGTGCAcaattaatttcagaaaaatgtGGAATGCTGCATGACTAAGGCAGTGATAAGGTACCATGAAAGCTCACTAAATGTGACCCAAGAAGCCTTTCTACAGCCTTGTGCGTTGAAGTCCCTTACTCTGAAATGCAGTTTACCAGTTCCAGCTGGTATACAAGTTGTCATTGCTCCTTCTGTAGGTTTACAAGAATCGGTGTAAAATTATATCAGCAGTTTCAACTAGGAACCAGAACCCTGTTTTTTAAACAAAACCCCCTTCACAGAACTcttataaaaggaaaaaagtaaaCTGAACCTACCAAAGGAATGAGATAATATCTATGCACCTACACTCCTTTTCATTCATGAAGAAAGATTCTTCTTC is a window from the Rosa chinensis cultivar Old Blush chromosome 2, RchiOBHm-V2, whole genome shotgun sequence genome containing:
- the LOC112188484 gene encoding L-aspartate oxidase, chloroplastic, encoding MTTCIPAGTGKLHFRVRDFNAQGCRKASWVTFSELSWSRGVSKFLQIQRCNSSQSPINESSKPLRTITSSSLRDDSTKFFDFTVIGSGVAGLRYALEVAKHGSVAVITKAEPHESNTNYAQGGVSAVLCPSDSVESHVQDTIVAGAYLCDEETVRVVCTEGPERIRELIAMGASFDHGEDGNLHLTREGGHSHHRIVHAADMTGKEIERALLEAVIKDPNIFMFQHHFAIDLLTSQDGSETVCLGVDTLNTETLEVIRFISKVTLLASGGAGQIYPTTTNPPVATGDGIAMAHRAQAVVSNMEFVQFHPTALADEGLPVKSTKARGNAFLITEAVRGDGGILYNLDMERFMPLYDERAELATRDVVARSIDDQLKKRNEKYVLLDISHKPRDKILSHFPNIAAECLRGGLDITRQPIPVVPAAHYMCGGVRAGLQGETNVQGLYVAGEVACTGLHGANRLASNSLLEALVFARRAVQPSIDHMKSSSLDFSASNWWSRPVVPMSLERNVINKILTMTRKVRKELQSIMWNYVGIVRSTTRLEAAEQKIHDLEAKWEDYLFRLGWEPTMVGLEACEMRNFFCCAKMVVSSALARHESRGLHYTIDFPHVEESERLPTIIFPCSSVKSTWSSRQLHNQPMC